The DNA region tacagtgacGTGGTAGGACTCCCATGAGTTGATCTGGCGTTCTACCACCAGGGACCCCAGGTTCTGAAAGTTTGCGCGGCAAATTGCATTCAGGTAATTGCTTTACGTCCATGGGCTGGTAGAGTTCATCCAAACCGGAAACGTCGTGGGTAGCGTGTCTGCAGACAGTTATGTGGGTTTCCAAGGCCCTTTGAAGAATATATTAAGTGGCTGGGAAATCTCTTTTGTTATCCACGCGGTCCCTGGAGTCTGAGAACCTGGGTTGGGACCAAGGAGCTAGATCTTCTGAGCTCATGGCACCTACCTGCCTGGCTCATGTCACCCGGCTGTGCTAGGCTGACGACTGTTTTATTGGGGTTCAGGCAACAGGTACCTCATGTCTGCGCTGTGCGGCTTATGAGATGCAGCAGCCATCGAAGGGGGGAGGCCCTCACTGGTGCCCCCCTGGATAACGCCCCCAAGGAGTACCCCCCCAAGATCCAGCAGCTGGTCCAGGACATTGCCAGCCTCACGCTGCTGGAGATCTCCGACCTCAACGAGCTCCTGAAGGTATCAGTGCTCAGGCTGGGCAGGGAGCTCTGGGGCCCCTTGCTGGGATATTTGGCAGTTTGGTAAATTATCCAAAGTGTGCTCTATAAATGCAAGGACCTTGCCAGGCGTGTTCTTGAGCATGTCTGTGTGTGACAACCAGCTCCTGAAACTACCCTTCTTTGTCCCTGCAGAAAACACTGAAGATTCAAGATGTTGGGTTGATGCCGATGGGTGGCATGGTGCCAGGGGCTGCCCCTGCCCCAGCAGCCCCGGAGGTGAGGTCGGGCCGGGGCATAAATCGGTGTTTCTCTGGTGTCCAGCTGATATCCTGTCCACCTCACATGGCCAGATTTCTCTCCTCATCCCTTATCTTGGTCCTTCATCAACCAGGCACAGCCTGCAGGTCTGTGCGCTTTCTAGCTGTGGGCACCCCTGCAGCCTTGCTGGCACCTCCTCCCTGCCAAGACTGTGCAGGTTCCTGCCCATGTGAAGACCATGTTTGTGGTGGAGGGGAACAGCCAAAGggcaggaaacaagaaaaaaagaaattgtatcaaacagaaagggaaaagataAGGAAGGAGCTCTTAAGGGAGGGAGAAGGTTACAGTTTCAAGAAAGGCTGCAGGGAAGGTGACTCTGAGGAAAGACTTGAGGAGCTAAGGATGAGAGTGAGGCAGAGGGATAGCAGGGCCATGGAAATCTCGGACTTATCCACAAGGAGAAATAACACAATTATTGATATATGCATCTCCCAGCCTCAGAAGTCATAAAGGTTTTGCCACATTTGCTTCACCTGTTCTGTGAAGCTTGAGACAGATTTCTGGTCTCTTCTGCCTCATGTGTTCCACCATCCTTCTCTGAAAGCACCACTGTTTCCTCACGTTACCAGGAGCTGTTTGCACAACAAATGCAATTAGCAGGGTTTCCTACCCTAGGCTTTTCAAGTTTTGCTAATGGTTccagactttttttaaaatagttttttacgTATAAGTCTTaattgaggcatgcaggatcttttctgtttttgaggCAGGAGGGCTTCGTTGCCCCAAGCCGTGCAGGATCTTTgtcccctgaccaggaatcaaacccttgtcctcCGCATTGGAAAGCGTATtctttaactgctggaccaccagggaagttccatttccagaccctttttttttctttcatattttgtttttggttgcacggggtcttcgttgctgcttgcaggctttttctagttgtggagagcgagGGCTATTCTCTacttgtggtgcactggcttctcattgtggtcacTTCTCttggagtacaggctctagagtgcaggctcagtagttgtggcgcatgggcatAGTTATTCcagagcatgtggaatcttccctgaccagggatcgaacccatgtcccctgcattggcaggcggatttttatcCGCTGTAGCACCGGGAACGTCCCAGACTTTCTTTAAAGCAGTCGGTTTACTCAAATCCAAATGAGGTCTGTGTGTTGCATTTGGCTGTTGGGTTTCTCAAGTCTCTTAAATCTGGGTGGCTGCCCTCAACCCTCTTCCCCGAGCCATCACCTACTGAGGAAACCAGGTCAGGGGTCCTGTGGAGTGCCCCACATCCCACATGTGTCTGATAGTGCTACCAGCCTCGTCCACACTTCCTCCCCACACCATGACCTGGAATGTGACTATACAGGCTAAACAACTGGGGCAAGGAGAGGGAGAATTACTTTGTCACTTGTCTAAACTGGAGTGCTTTTAAGGATAAAGGGGGTGCTGTTAATAATTAGGCAGCAGACCCAAAGTAGAACTGCCCCAGGCTGTTGGCCCATGCAGTCCCTGCCCTAGGGGTGCTGCAGTCTTCACCGCTGGAGCTCTGTCATGCCTATTTGTCCCATTGTTGGTCACCTGGTGGAGCTGAAGCTGGTTGTAAATTTGTCATCAGTATGTAACCCTGGGCTTGGCTGACGACTACATCAGCACTGCTTTTCTGTAGTGTTATTTTAGCTGCAAAGCACTTATGGTGTCATTTTTCCTTGTCTCAAAAGTTACAGTTTTTAAAGGACAAGGAAAGGAGAGTGCTGGGTGGTGGGGGCAGAAGGTAGTTTTAGAGCAGCATCTGGAGAGATGGATCAGGCAAGGAGGGCACCCAGTTTGGCAGCCTGAGCCTGCCCATCTCACTGTGGCCTCCTGGCAAAATCATAGGCTTTGTCAGACTGCCTGCCTGGGTCTTGCCTTTGGGTTACAGGACAGGGTGGCCTGGGAATGAATCTGCTTGCTTCACCCCGTCCTTTCTCACCTTGGCACCCacttcctacctccctcccccaggcagcAGAAGAAGACGTCCCCAAACAAAAAGAACGGACACATTTCACTGTCCGCCTGACAGAGGCAAAGCCCGTGGACAAGGTGAAGCTGATCAAGGAGATCAAGAACTATGTCCAGGGCATCAACCTCGTCCAGGTGAGGTTCCGTGTACCACACAGCCCTCTCCCACCATCACTGACAGCTCTCAGACTGGCCCAGGCCCAGGTCGGGTTCTGACTTTAATCTCTGGCAGGCAAAGAAGCTGGTGGAATCCCTGCCTCAGGAAATCAAAGCCAACGTGGCCAAGGCCGAGGCCGAGAAGATCAAGGCGGCCCTGGAGGCAGTGGGCGGCACCGTGGTTCTGGAGTAGCCACCCAGGAGACTGTGGACAGGGTTCCCGGGCCCTGAGTGGGGCTCTGCCTGCTTTGTGCCCAGCACCCAGGCTCAGTGGATGGAGCAGCCTTGGAGCAGAACTGGGTATCCGCACCACGAGGCCAACTCCGTTCTGGGACAGACGGACCtgctgagatggggagggaggggcagccgCTGACTGTGCAGCCTCAGGGAGAAGGACTCTAGAACCTACCAGGAGTGTACACACCCCCCGTGGCTGCTGGGAAAAATGCATTGTCCAGGCCCTGTGTGTGGAGTCGTGTGTGTCGGTTGGGCACCACGTGCAGCAAGCTGTCCTCTGAGATCCCAACGCAGACTAGTCCTGCTAGTGGGGGTGGCAGCTCCTGCGTGGCTGGCACTAAATCTTCACTTGGGAGCTGGTGGGGGCACCTTTGGAACTCCTTGTCTTTAAGTATCAATGGTCTTTAACAGCAAATACAGACCTGGGCAGGTGAGAGTGAGGTGTGTACCATAGGTGGGGCACAGAAGGCAGGAGGGTGTGCTTTGCAAGCCTACAGCAGTTGGGGGTGTCAAATGCTCCCTTAGAGGGGCTCAGAGAGCTTTGTTATAGAGCCAGGGGGTTGGTAAGAAGAGGTGACCTGGTGTCAGAGTGACGTTTACAGGTGGCAGTGACCACCCAAGCTTGCGGGCTCTTGCCTAGTGCCCTCTTTTTCCAAGGACCCTTAGCTTCCTTCTGGGGAAGTGCCATCACTGGCCCATGCCAGGAGGCCCCTGGGGCTGAGGGCAGGCAGCTAGGGTTAGGGCTTTTTGAGTATCCACTCTGAAGAGGCCCATAGTTCCTGTGACTCGTGGGGACCCACCCCCTCCGGCCTGGGTCTTCAGGTCCCACCTGGAGCCCCATCTCTTGGTTCGTGGGACCAGAAGGGGACACTCGGTCTGGGAGTGCTACCCTCTGGGTGAGATGGTTCAGGATAGGCCCAGGAGCTGCCAGGCTCCCAGATAGATGTGCCCAGCAACCCCCACACCACCTAGGGGTCCTCCACAAGAACGTGCTTCCAGCTGGCCATCATTGCAGGAAGAGTCCCAGGAGAGGGGAAGTGGCCCCCTGACTGGAGAGCCTCACTAGCCAAGCCTGGGGCCCATGAAGTTAACGATTGGCCGGCATCAGATCTCTGAGTGTGCCTTTACTTAGCAGAGGGGATAGCTAGCTACCTGGGGCTAAGTGTGGGCTGCTGATCTGCTGCCTTTTCCTAGGGGCAGGGAGTGGTCCAGGCTCAGGGATAGCCCTCAGCCCAGGCCTGTGTGGTCACACCCCACCTCCCGCCCTATGGGTGACCTTTAACGGCCACTTATCCTCTGAGCTCCTTCATCTTTTTCCAGGGCAGCTAGGGTGATGACATGGGCTCCCTTCACCCCACCCGCCAAGGATGGGCCACTCTGTCCATGGTAGTATTGCTAAAGGCATCTGTACCCGCGGGACCATCAAGCCCAACTCCTCCCACATTGCTTACAACAGACAGGATGCTGTCATGGTGCTCCCACCCGACCCCAAAGTCCTGTCTGAAAGCGCTGAAGACCCTCAGCCTCCCGTCCCATGTCGCTCCCTGGCCCGGACCTCTGACCCTTCCAGATCCCCCAACCTGCTCCAGCCTGTGGTGGCCCTAAGGTGTCGCAGACCTGGAGTTAGGTTGGGTGTACCACTGGGGATCACCCTGCGTCCCTGGAGCCCACTCAGGCCTTAGGCCTGGTGTTGGGAGGTGGGGCTGCTGGGCATCCTGAGTTGCCCTGCTGGCACCCACGGAAGAACTTAGAAGATCCCTTCAGAGCCTGGTAGGAGTTGGCCTTCGTGCAGGCTCATGAGATGATCACAGAGGACACGGCAGTGGGAGAACCAGAGCTGGCCATGTGCTTCTCACCCCATAGacacccccctcctcctcctccctgccaaTTCCAGGGACCCTGACATATGCCAGGCCACCCACATGGCTGCATCCTCCCTGCCCGGAAACCAAGAGAAAGTGTGTAAATGCTGCAGCACAGACACCAGATCCCAAAACAGGCCTGGCCTGGTAGCCAGGCCAAGCCATTGTCCAAAGTCCCCATCTCTTCAGATTTATGCACGAGTGTTTGGGATCCTTTTGaaaatttgggattttttttagtTCCTTGACCTATAGTTTGCAAAATCCACCGTTTTCTAAAAAGAGTGCCCCACTCTGGGGGCATTCCTGTTTTTCCCAGGATTTCTCCCATACATCCAACTGCCTTTTCAGCACATCTCTACCCCTGGCCCCATCCCAGGCTCCTTGGCAATTCTGGGCTGGAAATCTCTGCAGCCAGCTGTTCACCCTCCCGATTGATGACAGAGGGCAGAGGCGTCCTATGGTTCTAGAAGGCAGTTTCCTTAGTTTCCAGGAGGCCTCTTTAGGCAAATAGCAGGGTTTGCTCTGGCATCTTGCCTCTGACAGAGAATCCCTGTTTGCTTAGGCTGGGCTGGACTTGTTATTCCTGGTGCCTGGTGGGTCCAGGGACCCAAGATTTGCTTCCCTGGTGCCCCTCACCCTTCTcccttggggtgggggcagcagtgGCTAAGCTGGGACAGCAGGACATGGGGCCTTTACTAGTGCAGAGGTCTCTGACTGCCTCCCCTGAGATCCATGGGGCCCCGTCCAAAAGCGGCCCTGGGGACCCAGATTCCTCTGCCCCGCTGGCGCGCCTTCTGGCTAGCAGCACACCGGCGCTTCCAGTTGATGGGAGGTGCGCGTCTCCTGCTCCGGCTAGGCCGGGAGTTTGTTGACTACCGCCTCCCAGGAGCCTGAGCCCTCACGCCCAGAATCCCATCCTGTGCCGCCTCAGGGTAGCTGTCTGGGGGCTGTCTGGTCAGAGCTGGCCTAAG from Cervus canadensis isolate Bull #8, Minnesota chromosome 1, ASM1932006v1, whole genome shotgun sequence includes:
- the MRPL12 gene encoding 39S ribosomal protein L12, mitochondrial, translating into MLPAATSLLRGPCLGLRAAALRLARQQVPHVCAVRLMRCSSHRRGEALTGAPLDNAPKEYPPKIQQLVQDIASLTLLEISDLNELLKKTLKIQDVGLMPMGGMVPGAAPAPAAPEAAEEDVPKQKERTHFTVRLTEAKPVDKVKLIKEIKNYVQGINLVQAKKLVESLPQEIKANVAKAEAEKIKAALEAVGGTVVLE